A portion of the Meriones unguiculatus strain TT.TT164.6M chromosome 14, Bangor_MerUng_6.1, whole genome shotgun sequence genome contains these proteins:
- the Gpi gene encoding glucose-6-phosphate isomerase produces MAALTRNPQFQKLQEWYQANKNELDLRKLFGQDPQRFSQFSLDLNTNHGHILLDYSKNLVNKEVMQMLVDLAKSRGVETARESMFSGAKINSTENRAVLHVALRNRSNTPIMVDGKDVMPEVNKVLDKMKAFCQRVRSGEWKGYTGQSITDVVNIGIGGSDLGPLMVTEALKPYSTGGPRVWFVSNIDGTHIAKTLASLTPQSTLFIIASKTFTTQETITNAETAKEWFLQSAKDQSAVAKHFVALSTNTTKVKEFGIDPQNMFEFWDWVGGRYSLWSAIGLSIALHIGFDHFEQLLSGAHWMDQHFQKTPLEKNAPVLLALLGIWYINLYGCETHAMLPYDQYMHRFAAYFQQGDMESNGKYITKSGARVDHQTGPIVWGEPGTNGQHAFYQLIHQGTKMIPCDFLIPVQTQHPIRNGLHHKILLANFLAQTEALMKGKGPEEARKELQAAGKSAEDLEKLLPHKVFEGNRPSNSIVFTKLTPFILGALIAMYEHKIFVQGIIWDINSFDQWGVELGKQLAKKIEPELEGSSAVTSHDSSTNGLIGFIKQQRDAKI; encoded by the exons ATGGCCGCGCTCACCCGGAACCCGCAGTTCCAGAAGCTGCAGGAGTGGTACCAGGCGAACAAGAACGAACTCGACCTGCGCAAACTTTTCGGGCAGGATCCGCAGCGCTTCAGTCAGTTCAG CTTGGACCTCAACACCAACCATGGGCATATTCTTTTGGACTACTCCAAGAACCTTGTGAACAAGGAGGTGATGCAGATGCTGGTGGACCTG GCCAAGTCCAGAGGCGTGGAGACCGCCCGGGAAAGCATGTTCAGTGGTGCGAAGATCAACAGCACCGAG AATCGGGCAGTGCTCCATGTGGCCCTTCGGAACCGGTCCAACACACCCATTATGGTGGATGGCAAAGATGTAATGCCAGAGGTCAACAAGGTTCTGGACAAGATGAAGGCCTTCTGCCAG CGGGTCCGGAGTGGCGAGTGGAAGGGGTACACCGGCCAGTCCATCACGGACGTTGTCAACATCGGCATCGGAGGCTCTGACCTG GGACCCCTCATGGTGACAGAAGCTCTCAAGCCGTACTCCACAGGAGGTCCTCGTGTCTGGTTTGTGTCGAACATCGATGGAACCCACATTGCCAAAACACTGGCCAGCCTGACCCCCCAGTCTACCCTGTTTATAATCGCCTCTAAG ACCTTCACCACCCAGGAGACCATCACCAATGCGGAGACCGCAAAGGAGTGGTTTCTCCAGTCAGCCAAGGAT CAATCTGCAGTTGCAAAGCACTTCGTCGCCCTGTCTACGAACACG ACCAAGGTGAAAGAGTTTGGGATTGACCCTCAGAACATGTTCGAGTTCTGGGAT tGGGTAGGTGGCCGCTACTCCTTGTGGTCAGCCATTGGACTGTCCATCGCTCTGCACATAG GTTTTGACCACTTCGAGCAGCTGCTGTCTGGGGCTCACTGGATG GACCAGCACTTCCAGAAGACACCCCTGGAGAAGAACGCCCCCGTCCTGCTGGCTCTGCTGGGGATCTGGTACATCAACCTGTACGGCTGCGAGACCCACGCCATGCTGCCCTATGACCAGTACATGCACCGTTTTGCTGCCTATTTCCAGCAG GGTGACATGGAGTCCAATGGAAAGTACATCACCAAGTCCGGTGCCCGGGTGGACCACCAGACAGGCCCCATCGTGTGGGGGGAGCCAGGGACCAACGGCCAACATGCATTCTACCAGCTTATCCACCAAG GCACCAAGATGATCCCCTGTGATTTCCTCATCCCCGTGCAGACCCAGCACCCCATCCGGAACGGTCTGCATCACAAG ATCCTCCTGGCCAACTTCTTGGCCCAGACCGAGGCCCTGATGAAGGGAAAGGGGCCCGAAGAAGCAAGGAAGGAGCTCCAGGCTGCCGGAAAGAGCGCAGAGGACTTGGAGAAGCTCTTGCCACACAAG GTCTTTGAAGGAAATCGTCCATCCAACTCAATCGTGTTCACCAAGCTCACACCATTCATTCTGGGAGCCTTGATTG CCATGTACGAGCACAAGATCTTCGTTCAGGGCATCATCTGGGACATCAACAGCTTCGACCAGTGGGG AGTGGAGCTGGGGAAGCAGCTGGCCAAGAAAATCGAACCCGAGCTGGAGGGCAGCTCTGCCGTGACATCCCACGATTCCTCCACGAACGGACTGATCGGCTTCATCAAGCAGCAGCGGGACGCCAAGATCTAA